In Apodemus sylvaticus chromosome 8, mApoSyl1.1, whole genome shotgun sequence, one genomic interval encodes:
- the Klhl33 gene encoding kelch-like protein 33, whose product MASLSSDLEHVSLPIQKDCPESPVPARRTFSRSPSSDDDPGLLSFSLEEPGPPSLLVSGNLPFPASSPDKGKKQDDSSDDSVEPEMLCSLEHPCQFFAEAQRLREQKLLLDEEVSVGGQVYGVHRVILAAISSLFRGRLLGGGGQQPGFSLDVTRRGWEAALTFAYEGVLGPASQDEVLAAAEALGAPRVKKAAQLRPEGLGKARENEKLSQAEELRENLHSIERLFREGIGCDLELEAEGYRLRVHRVALACGSEFFGAMLLSGMRESQGTKVSLRTISSQDLRLLVSFAYSGVVRERWPGLLRAAQAALQYQSSSCLDLCQRALAQSLCPALCLALFPMIDAPGLEKVWGKAHRYLLSHLPAVASCPTFPSLPVTCLAELLDSDELHLQEEFEAFAAARCWLAANPETQESEAKALLRCVRFGRMSTRELRKVRAAGLPPPLPPDLLHQLMVEADVPGQERCREPDQALVVIGGDGLRPNMDRRKPSCKVWWARAFHCGMGLVRTVEWCRLPNLPAPGRFRHGAASLTGSELYVCGGQDFYSHTSTLASTLRWSSSQEDWEEMAPLCQARSFFPLVVFDGQLYALGGRDNGVALNSVETYNPELNVWRPAPALPAPCFAHAAAILEDRLYVSGGCSGTGQFLDSLIHYDPKLKRPGTFLSPMGVARAGHVMAALGGKLYVAGGVGDTGDLLSFEAYEPKTDSWTRLASLPSPHVGAAGAVLQGELLVLGGYSHRTYAISHLVHAYCPGLDRWLCLGTLPRPRAEMPACILTLPSVQHIALVPTQHQNKPAG is encoded by the exons ATGGCAAGCCTTTCCTCAGACTTGGAGCATGTCTCCCTTCCTATCCAGAAGGACTGTCCTGAATCCCCTGTACCTGCCCGAAGAACCTTCTCCCGGTCTCCCTCTTCCGATGACGATCCGGgcttgctttccttttctctggaAGAGCCTGGCCCACCTAGCCTCTTGGTTTCCGGAAACCTTCCCTTTCCAGCTTCATCCCCGGACAAAGGGAAGAAACAGGATGACAGCAGCGACGACTCGGTGGAGCCTGAGATGCTGTGCAGCCTGGAGCATCCCTGTCAGTTCTTCGCTGAAGCCCAGAGACTGCGGGAGCAGAAACTACTACTGGATGAAGAGGTGTCTGTAGGGGGACAGGTATATGGGGTGCATCGGGTCATCTTGGCTGCAATTAGCAGCCTCTTCCGAGGCAGGCTGCTGGGCGGTGGAGGTCAGCAGCCTGGCTTCAGCCTTGATGTGACCCGGAGGGGCTGGGAGGCTGCGCTGACCTTTGCCTACGAGGGGGTGCTGGGCCCTGCCTCACAGGACGAAGTGCTGGCTGCTGCAGAGGCGCTGGGAGCACCTAGGGTGAAGAAGGCGGCCCAGCTGAGGCCAGAAGGGCTTGGCAAAGCCAGGGAAAATGAAAAGCTCAGCCAGGCAGAGGAGCTGAGGGAGAATCTGCACAGCATCGAGCGTCTGTTTCGAGAGGGCATCGGGTGCGACTTGGAGCTGGAGGCGGAGGGCTACCGCCTGCGGG TGCACCGAGTAGCCCTGGCCTGTGGCAGTGAATTCTTTGGGGCCATGCTTCTGAGTGGGATGAGGGAGTCCCAGGGCACAAAGGTGTCTCTGCGTACCATCTCTTCCCAAGACCTGAGACTCCTCGTCTCGTTCGCCTACTCTGGAGTTGTTCGAGAGAGATGGCCAGGATTGCTAAGAGCTGCCCAGGCTGCTCTGCAGTACCAAAGCTCTTCCTGCCTGGATTTGTGTCAGAGAGCCTTGGCACAGAGCCTCTGCCCTGCCCTTTGCCTAGCTTTGTTCCCCATGATTGATGCCCCTGGCTTGGAGAAAGTCTGGGGGAAAGCCCACCGTTACCTCCTCAGCCACCTGCCTGCTGTGGCTTCGTGCCCTACCTTCCCGTCATTGCCGGTAACCTGCCTGGCTGAGCTCCTGGATAGCGATGAACTCCATTTACAAGAAGAGTTTGAGGCTTTCGCAGCTGCACGATGTTGGCTGGCTGCCAACCCTGAGACCCAGGAGTCAGAGGCCAAGGCCCTGCTGCGATGTGTCCGCTTTGGCCGCATGTCTACCAGAGAGCTGCGAAAGGTGCGGGCGGCCgggctccccccacccctgccccccgaTCTGTTGCACCAGCTGATGGTGGAAGCTGATGTTCCAGGCCAAGAGAGATGCAGGGAGCCTGACCAAGCCCTGGTGGTGATTGGTGGGGATGGGCTTAGACCTAACATGGACCGAAGAAAGCCGTCTTGCAAAGTGTGGTGGGCCCGGGCTTTTCACTGTGGCATGGGTCTGGTACGAACTGTGGAGTGGTGCCGGCTGCCTAATTTGCCTGCCCCAGGGCGCTTTCGGCATGGAGCTGCAAGTCTAACAGGAAGTGAACTCTATGTATGTGGGGGACAGGATTTCTACAGCCACACCAGCACTCTGGCTTCGACTCTCAG GTGGAGTTCCAGCCAAGAAGACTGGGAGGAGATGGCACCTTTGTGCCAGGCTCGGAGCTTCTTCCCTTTGGTGGTATTTGATGGGCAGCTTTATGCCCTAGGTGGACGAGACAATGGTGTTGCCCTTAATTCTGTTGAGACCTATAACCCTGAACTCAATGTCTGGAG GCCAGCGCCCGCTCTTCCGGCACCGTGCTTTGCCCACGCAGCTGCAATCCTTGAGGACCGATTATATGTAAGCGGTGGCTGTAGTGGGACTGGCCAGTTCTTGGACTCACTGATACACTATGACCCCAAACTCAAGCGGCCTGGGACATTTCTGAGCCCGATGGGAGTTGCCCGGGCTGGCCACGTGATGGCTGCACTGGGTGGGAAGTTGTATGTGGCAGGTGGAGTAGGTGACACTGGGGACCTACTAAGCTTTGAGGCCTATGAACCAAAGACTGATAGCTGGACCCGGCTGGCATCCTTGCCCTCCCCCCATGTGGGGGCGGCAGGTGCTGTGCTGCAGGGGGAGCTCCTGGTGCTCGGCGGCTACAGCCACCGGACTTACGCCATCTCCCACCTTGTTCATGCCTACTGCCCTGGTCTGGACCGCTGGCTGTGCCTGGGAACTCTGCCGAGGCCTCGGGCTGAGATGCCCGCCTGCATCTTGACACTGCCCAGTGTGCAGCACATAGCTCTGGTTCCTACTCAGCACCAAAACAAACCTGCTGGGTGA